The following are encoded together in the Bos indicus isolate NIAB-ARS_2022 breed Sahiwal x Tharparkar chromosome 27, NIAB-ARS_B.indTharparkar_mat_pri_1.0, whole genome shotgun sequence genome:
- the LOC139180109 gene encoding uncharacterized protein: MLLLLSLLPLLPPPLLPPPPPPLVLLLLLLLLHDSCFLHLSRPQLQLLEVRNMPFSLGYWFT; the protein is encoded by the coding sequence ATGCTGTTGCTACTGTCTCTGCTGCCGCtcctgccgccgccgctgctgccgccgccgccgccgccgctggtCCTGCTCCTGCTTTTACTTCTTCTGCATGACAGTTGCTTTCTCCATCTGAGCAGACCCCAGCTCCAGCTGCTCGAGGTGAGAAACATGCCTTTCAGTTTGGGCTACTGGTTTACTTAA